GATCATGATGATGCTGCAGGCGCGCGGCCGGATGACCGCGCCTGCGCTGGCCGAAGCGCTGGAAGTGTCCGAGCGCACGATCCTGCGCGATATCGACCAGCTCTCCACGGCCGGCGTGCCGATCTGGGGCGATCGCGGCCGCAACGGCGGATTTCAGCTGCGTGACGGCTGGAACACCGATCTCACCGGGCTCACCGAACAGGAAGCGCATGCACTGATCCTGGCGGGTTTGCCCGGGCCGGCGAGCGAACTGGGGCTCGACGGCATGGCGACTTCCGCCCGGCTGAAGATGATCGCCAGCCTGCCGCCGGCCTCGCGCGAGCGGGCCGATCGCGTCGCCAGCCGGTTGCACATCGATACCGTGGACTGGTACCGCGCGCAGGAAACGCCCGAGTTCCTGCGTGAAGCCGCCGACGCGGTGTGGGGTGCGTACCGGATCGACGTCACGTACCAGAGCTGGCGCGGCTTGTCCCGCCGCGCGCTCGAACCGCTCGGCCTCGTGCTCAAGGGCGGTGCCTGGTACCTGATTGCGAAGGTGGTCGGCAATCCCGGCGCGCTCACCTTCCGGCTCACGAACATCCGCGAACTCAACGCGACGCGCCGCCGTTTCAAGCGCCCCGCGCGATTCGATCTGGCCACGCACTGGCGTGACGCGATGAGCCGGTACGAAGCCGATCTCCACCGGCTGACCGCCCATATCGCCGTATCGCCGCGCGGCGAAACGTGGCTGGCCAATGCGCGGATCAAGACCTCCCCGGTTTCCGAAGCGTCACGCAGCACGGACGTACCGCCGGGATGGAACGCATTCCTGATGCCGATCGAATCGATCGAGCACGGCGCGCGCAGGCTGCTGGGTTTCGGCGCGCACGTAAAAATCCTCGGGCCGCAGGCGCTCAAGGACCAGTTCATCGACGAGTTGTCGCAAGTGGCAGCGCTTTATCGATCCGGCGGCGATTGAAGCGTCGCCTTCAGA
This genomic interval from Burkholderia cepacia contains the following:
- a CDS encoding helix-turn-helix transcriptional regulator — encoded protein: MKASRLLSIMMMLQARGRMTAPALAEALEVSERTILRDIDQLSTAGVPIWGDRGRNGGFQLRDGWNTDLTGLTEQEAHALILAGLPGPASELGLDGMATSARLKMIASLPPASRERADRVASRLHIDTVDWYRAQETPEFLREAADAVWGAYRIDVTYQSWRGLSRRALEPLGLVLKGGAWYLIAKVVGNPGALTFRLTNIRELNATRRRFKRPARFDLATHWRDAMSRYEADLHRLTAHIAVSPRGETWLANARIKTSPVSEASRSTDVPPGWNAFLMPIESIEHGARRLLGFGAHVKILGPQALKDQFIDELSQVAALYRSGGD